From the Moraxella sp. FZFQ2102 genome, the window GAATCGGTGGCGTGGCTTGAGCGTTTCTTAAAAGACTATTCAGGTACGATTGTGGCGATTACCCACGACCGTTATTTCCTTGACAATGTCGCTGAGTGGATTTTGGAGCTGGACCGTGGCTATGGCTATCCATACCAAGGTAACTACACCGAATGGCTAGAGCAGAAGAACAAACGCCTAGAGCAAGAGCAAAAGCAAGAAGAAGCCTTTGCCAAAGCGTTGAAACAGGAATTGGAATGGGTACGCAAGAACCAAAAAGGCCAGCAAGCCAAATCTAAGTCTCGTTTAGAGCGTTTTGAAGAGATGAACTCTCGTGAATTCCAACAACGCAACGAAACCGCCGAAATCTATATTCCACCAGGCCCACGCCTAGGGAATAAGGTGATTGAAGTCAATAACATCTCAAAATCATTTGGCGATCGCTTGCTGTACGAAAACCTATCATTCACCGTGCCACCGATGGCGATCGTCGGTATCATCGGCCCAAATGGTGCAGGTAAAACCACACTGTTTAATATGATCTGTGGCAAAGATACGCCAGATACTGGCACAGTCGAAGTGGGCGAGAGCGTCAAAGTCGCCTATGTCGGTCAGGTGCGTGATGAGCTAGACGATAATAAGACGGTGTGGGAAGAAGTTTCGGACGGTCTTGATATGATCACTGTGGGTGAGTACACCACGCCAAGCCGTGCGTATATCGGCCGCTTCAACTTCAAAGGTCAAGACCAACAAAAACGCGTCGGTCAATTATCAGGTGGTGAGCGTAACCGCCTACAGCTTGCCAAGACACTCAAGCAAGGCGCCAATGTCATCTTACTTGACGAACCGTCAAACGACCTTGATGTCGAGACCTTGCGTGCGCTAGAAGATGCGGTACAAGTCTTCCCAGGCACCGTGATGGTCGTGTCGCATGACCGCTGGTTCCTTGACCGTATCGCTACACACATCCTAGCATTCGAAGAAGAAGGCCCTGTGTGGTACGATGGCAACTACACCGAGTATGAAGCCTACCGCAAAAAGACACTTGGTGCAGATGCAGGCCCTAAGCGTATGAAATATAAGAAGATTGGTGGTTAAATCCAAAAGCCCGTCGGTTCTTTAGAGTCGATGGGCTTTTTACTGCATATCGGTAGCAGCATTGATTGTATGGGTGGATATGGTTATAATCTAACTGTATTTACTCAATCAAGGCAAGCGTATGTTTGGCTCAATACTTGTGTAGTCAGATGATTTTCAAGTTGGTGATGCTCCTATTTCTTTTGGGCATATCATTTTGTATAACGCTCAAACCAACAAAAGGGTTACATACAGTTTGAATTTATTGAAGACTGTTCAGGTTATTGATGAAGAAGAAATATTAAGCGCCAGTGCTGATATTAAACGCTTTACCACCAATTTTATCGCTGGCGGTGTGTTGGTGAGTGCTGGCGTCTTGCCTGCTTTGGCAACGCTGCTCATTGGTCACAATCTACCTGATAAAACAAAATCAAGATACTTGATTTATATTGAATTTACTGATGGTAAGTCAGCGATTTTACAGACCAATCAGAAAAAGTATGATTTATTGATGAAATATCAGTAATGCTACATTGCCTTATGCAGCCCATTGTGATTGCGATGGGCTTTTTGTGTGGGTAAATAACATATTTTTTAGAGATTAATATCGTCCTTGCTGCTATACTGTGAATTTTGAGTGTAAAATCACCACTGCCTTGATTTGGCTGGGCGGCGGTGGTATGATGACAACAGTCGATATGGAGTCATTGATGCTATTTATTCTATTGCTTGGCATGGCGATTATTGCCTGTATATTAGTACCTGTGATTGCTATCCCATTGGTCATCTTGGGTGTGGTCATTTATGGCTTTACCAAGGGCTTTTTGAGTCATTGCTAGATTCCTTGACTGGTAAATAATATGTCTTTAGCGATTAATATTGCCCTTGCTGCCAATAAGGAAGAAGAATTTGAATTTCTAAGTCATCTATGCGACAGTAAATACCGACCTGTCCGAATTCGGACACTTTATAAACTCCACACCCACAAACAACAATTGGGGCAAAAAACTGCCCCAATTGCTTATGATTTGCTCATCATTTGATTAATTCACCGACTGATAAATCAACCTTCTGCCCCATCTGGAACAAACACATAACCCACGCCCCAGACGGTCTGGATATAGCGCGCTTGTGATGGATTGTCTTCGATCAGGCGGCGCAGGCGCGAGACCTGCACATCGATAGAGCGCTCCATCGCACCCCATTCGCGACCGCGTGCAAGGTTCATCAGCTTATCACGGGTCAAAGGCTCGCGCGGATGCTGCACCAAAGCTTTTAGGACGCTAAATTCGCCTGTGGTCAAAGTCACGATATTGCCATCGCGCTTTAGGGTGCGTGTCGATAGATCAAGCGTCCATGGGCCGAATTCGACCACTTCCATTTGCTGACTTGGTGCACCAGGTAGTTCACGGTTTTGGCGGCGTAGGACGGCTTTGATGCGTGCTAGCAGCTCTTTTGGATTGAATGGTTTTGGCAAGTAATCATCTGCACCTGCTTCAAGCCCTGCGATGCGGTCAGCGTCCGAGCCTTTGGCGGTCAGCATGATGATTGGAATGCTTAAGTTCTCAGCGCGCAGACGCTTACAGATGGCGATACCGTCTTCATCAGGCAACATCAAATCCAGCACGATCAGCGAAAACATCTCGCGCGCAATCAGCTTATCCATCTGCTTGCCATCGTGCGCCACACGCACCACATAGCCATCATCTTCCAAAAAGCGCTGCAACAAAGCACGCAAACGCGCATCATCATCGACGACCAAAATGCGATGGGCGATGGTATCTAGAACTTCTGTCATCTCATTATCCTTAAAAATTTGGGCAAATGAACTTATGCTTTAGTGTACAATATTGCACAAAAAAATGTAACTGGTTTTGTGTTAATTTTTGCTCAATTTGCAATCTGTTTATCATAGCATGATTGTTGGGGTTTGTATTTGGTCTTAACAAGAATTAAACAAGGGGCGCGCTTATTTTTATCCAGATTTTGCCGATTTAAGCTGCGCGATAGCTTTGGCGTTTTTGTCCAAACTTGCTATAATGGGCAAATTTGCCCCAAGCGGCGTTATATAGATGATGAATTATGACCGATTTACTTCCCCAAGAGATTGACCATCAAGCGATTTATGCCAAGCTTGCCCAAGCCCATGCCGTGCGCGCATCGCAGGTAGAAGGTTTTGCCAAGCTTTTTGATGAAGGTAACAGCGTGCCGTTCATTGCGCGTTATCGTAAGGATCAGACAGGTGGCTTGGACGATGATTTATTGCGCCAGCTTGAAAAGTCGCTCATTGCTGAGCGTGAACTTGCCGCGCGCCGTATCAAGATTTTGGAGCTTTTGGCCGCCCAAAATGTGCTCAATGCCGAGCTTAGCGAGCGCGTCAATGCAGCAGGCAGTAAGCTTGAACTTGAAGAGATTTATCAGCCTTATCGTCCGCGCCGCAGATCGAATGCGACCAAGGCAAAGCTTGCAGGGCTTGAGCCGATTGCGCGCGCTGTCTTGGATGGGGCTGATCCTGTTGATGCGCTGGCAGGCTTTGTTGCGCCAAGTACCTTGACCGATGAGACGGGCGAGACTTTCGATGCTGATTTTGGTGATTTGGACAAACAAATCGCAGGCGTGCAGGCGATTATCCTAGATGACTGGGCGACGGCACTGGATCTGTATGATGCGGTGCGCACAGGCTTTAATGCCACAGCAAGCATTCGCTCTGAGCTGATTGATGAAGATAAGCGCGAAGTAGGCGAGAAGTTCAAGGATTATTTTGAGCATACTGAGCCATTTGCCCGCCTGTCCAATCACCGCTTGCTTGCTATGCTGCGCGGTCGTCAGCAAAATGTCTTGGTGTTGCATGTCGATGGCGAAGATGAGCCATTTATCGCGATGATTATTAAGCATTTTGCTGTGGATAGTGCGAAGGCTAATGGCGAGATTTTGACCGACACCGCCAAAAAACTCTGGACAGCCAAGTGGCGCGCGCAGATTGAGCATCGCTTATTGACTGAGCGCCGCGTGCAGGCAGAGACCGATGCGATTGCGGTTTTTGCTGAGAATCTAAAGCATCTGTTGATGGTCGCACCAGCGGGTCGCAAGGTGATTTTGGGCGTCGATCCAGGCATTCGTCATGGCGTCAAAATGGCAGTGATCGACAGCACAGGCGATGTGCTGGCGACGCAGACGGCGTATCCGTTCAAGCCACAAAACCAAGTGGAACAAGCGCGTGCGGTGATCGAAGAATTGATCACGGCGCATGGCGTGCAGCTGGTTGCTATTGGTAATGGTACGGCGAGCCGCGAGACCGAAGAGCTTGTCAAATCAGTCATCGCTGAGCGTAAGCTTAATGCCACAGCGCTTGTGGTGTCTGAAGCGGGCGCGTCGGTGTATTCGGCAAGCGAGATTGCGTCTAGCGAGCTGCCTGATCTGGATGTCTCGGTGCGTGGCGCGGTGTCGATTGCTCGTCGCTTACAAGACCCTTTATCTGAGCTTGTCAAAGTCGAGCCAAAAGCCATCGGCGTGGGGCAGTATCAGCACGATGTCAATCAAGCCGAGCTTGAAGCCAGTCTTGATAAAGTCACCGAAGACTGTGTGAATGCTGTGGGCGTGGATGTCAATACCGCAAGCCCTGCAATCCTTGCGCACATCTCAGGTCTGAATAAAAATGTCGCGCAGCAAATCGTCGATTATCGCCGTGCCAATGGTGCTTTTGTCAATCGTGAGCAGCTGAAAAATGTGCCGCGCCTTGGGGTGAAGACCTTCGAGCAGGCGGCAGGCTTTTTGCGTATCAAAGATGGTGATGAGCCGCTTGATGCCACGGGCGTGCATCCTGAGAGCTATGGGCTTGTGTATGAGATTCTTGCTAAGCACGGCAAATCGCTTGGCGATGTTTTGGGCAACGAAACTGCCGCCAAAGCGCTCAATGACAGCACGGATAATTTTAGCCAGCTTGCCACCGTGACTGCTGAGCTTGCCAAGCCTGCACACGATCCGCGTGGCGAATTCCGTACTGCCAAATTCCGAGATGATGTCAATGAAATCAAGGACTTGGAAGTTGGCATGGTGCTAGAAGGGGTGGTGACCAATGTCACGGCATTTGGCTGTTTTGTCGATGTCGGCGTGCATCAAGATGGCCTTGTGCATATCTCTGAATTATCCGATGATTTCGTTGAAAATCCTGCCGATGTCGTCAAGCCCCAAGACATCGTCACGGTGCGTGTGATCTCGGTCGATGAAGCGCGTGGTCGTATCGGCTTTAGTATGAAATCTGAAAAATCTGCTAAGGTGGATAAGTCAGATAAAGCCGATAAATCCGAGCGCGCAGCTAAGGCCAAATCCGAGCGCAGACCTGCTCGACAAGATAAGGCGGACAAAGCCAAGCCTGCTGCGATGGGCAGCTTTGGCGCGCTTTTAAAGCAGGCAGGGCTTGGGAAGTAGGCAAGTAGGCAAGTAGGCTTAAGCAAGATAAATATGACAAACCCATTGAAATCAATGGGTTTTTTTGTTGGTGGTTTTGGCAATGCCACCTGCCGTAGTTTTCTAAGCTACCTATGCGGTAGTGGAGCTCACTGTTTGAGTCCACGATTACAGCCAGTATTTCTAAGCTACCTATGCGGTAGTGAAGCCACCACCAACCCCACAGGGCGAGACATTGGCTTTCTAAGCTACCTATGCGGTAGTGAAGCAGTTAATGACACCAATTCCGCCCCATCGTAATTTCTAAGCTACCTATGCGGTAGTGAAGTTTCTCGCTTGCCTTGATTTTCTTGGGCTGACTTTCTAAGCTACCTATGCGGTAGTGAAGGATGGGGCGGACATTGTCGCAGTTGGTGGGGTATTTCTAAGCTACCTATGCGGTAGTGAAGTGTGTTATGGATAGATTTACTTAACAATGATTTTTCTAAGCTACCTATGCGGTAGTGAAGGCAGTTGCCCCATCTGCTCGGGGGTGATTAAATTTCTAAGCTACCTATGCGGTAGTGAAGCCCCAATCCACGCCCACGGGCGGACGGTCAAGTTTCTAAGCTACCTATGCGGTAGTGGAGCTCACTGTTTGAGTCCACGATTACAGCCAGTATTTCTAAGCTACCTATGCGGTAGTGAAGCCACCACCAACCCCACAGGGCGAGACATTGGCTTTCTAAGCTACCTATGCGGTAGTGAAGCAGTTAATGACACCAATTCCGCCCCATCGTAATTTCTAAGCTACCTATGCGGTAGTGAAGCACAACCGACCATAACGCCTGCGATACTTCGTTTTCTAAGCTACCTATGCGGTAGTGAAGATGGGGTTGTAGGGGGTTTACCCCATGCCACGTTTCTAAGCTACCTATGCGGTAGTGAAGGAACTTAGGGACACTATCCAAGACATGAACAATTTCTAAGCTACCTATGCGGTAGTGAAGTTCTGCTAATCTGATCCGCTCCAGCTCCAGTTTTTCTAAGCTACCTATGCGGTAGTGAAGCCGACAGCGTTTTGTCACCGAATGGGTTTTTATTTCTAAGCTACCTATGCGGTAGTGAAGCACAACCGACCATAACGCCTGCGATACTTCGTTTTCTAAGCTACCTATGCGGTAGTGAAGATGGGGTTGTAGGGGGTTTACCCCATGCCACGTTTCTAAGCTACCTATGCGGTAGTGAAGTTTCTCGCTTGCCTTGATTTTCTTGGGCTGACTTTCTAAGCTACCTATGCGGTAGTGAAGGATGGGGCGGACATTGTCGCAGTTGGTGGGGTATTTCTAAGCTACCTATGCGGTAGTGAAGTGTGTTATGGATAGATTTACTTAACAATGATTTTTCTAAGCTACCTATGCGGTAGTGAAGGCAGTTGCCCCATCTGCTCGGGGGTGATTAAATTTCTAAGCTACCTATGCGGTAGTGAAGCCCCAATCCACGCCCACGGGCGGACGGTCAAGTTTCTAAGCTACCTATGCGGTAGTGAAGTTTCGCAGGGTAGTGGCTAGGTTTTTTTGATTTTTCTAAGCTACCTATGCGGTAGTGAAGTTTAATTTACTTTCCAATTCGTGATGATACTTTTTCTAAGCTACCTATGCGGTAGTGAAGCAAGCAGCATAGGGAATAAAAATGGAATTTGTAGTGGTCAACTAATTCAACAGTCCCTGATAAGTTGATTTTGCTGGAACTGGTGCCAGACCTTGATTGTATTGATGTGGACGAATGTGATTATAATACATCACATAGTCTTTGACATCATTCATTGCACTTTCAACATCACGATAACCGCCTTTTGGCATCCACTCATGTTTAAAACTACGAAACCATCGCTCCATTGGGGCATTATCCCAACAATTGCCTCGGCGACTCATGCTTTGGACTAGCTTGTGTCTGTTTACACAAGCTGTAAACTTGTCACTGCCATAAATACTGCCTTGATCGGAGTGAAAGATCATGTTTGGTGTGTGTTTGATGTTTAGCATGGCATGGTTTAATGCATCAATCACTAAATTTGCATCATGACGATTACCAAGCTTCCAGCCCACTACTTGACGATTGGATAAATTAATAACCACTGCCAAATAATGCCACACGCCGTTAACCTTCAGATAGGTTGTATCACCACAAAGCACCGTTATATGAGGCTTAGGACTAAACTGTCGCTCCAGAATATTGTCAAATATTTGGCCATTGTCTTTGTCTTGATAACGCCATTTTTGCGGTTGTTTGCTAAATAAGCCTTGCTGCTTCATAAGCTTACGCACTAAATACAAGCCAACTGTGATACCTTTTGCTTGCAATCGTGCTTTGATACTGCGTTTACCTGCTGAGCCTCTGCTTTCGTCAAAAATGGCTTTTATGTGAGTGGCGATACCAACATGCTTAGCTGGTTTATTAGCCTGTCGTAACTGGGTATAGTAAGCACTTTCACTGACGCCAAATAACTTACATAAACGCTTGATGCCGTGCGATTTTAATGTCTTAATTGCTTGGTATTTTTGCTCTCGAGAGATATTAAAATCGCTGTAGCCTTTTTTAGAATCAGCTTGTCCTCTTCTAGCACTCTGATTCTATCTTCTAGCTCACGAATACGTTGTTGATCAGGACTGATTGGTTTTGAGCCTGCAAGTACATAGCCTTGATGTTCTGCTTTGACTTGGCTTAACCAGCGTCTAAATGATGTTTCACCAACATCCAATTCCTGACAAGCCTGGGATATGCTGTAGCCTTTGTCTGTGACTAATTTTACTGCTTCTAATTTAAACTCTGCACTAAAGCTTCGTCTTGGTCGTCTCATGGTTTATCCTCATTTTTATGATATTGTACCACTTATTGAGGACTGCGGGATTAGTGTACCACTACAATTACATTTCTAAGCTACCTATGCGGTAGTGAAGCATCCGTACCCTGTTTGCCCTTTTTACTGTTCTTTCTAAGCTACCTATGCGGTAGTGAAGGTTCGAGCAAGCATCAGTAAATACAACATCTATTTCTAAGCTACCTATGCGGTAGTGAAGTGGATTGGGCGAAGATGACTATAACATTCTTTTTTCTAAGCTACCTATGCGGTAGTGAAGGTCGTCGAGCTGGAGTTTACCGATGAAGCAAGGTTTCTAAGCTACCTATGCGGTAGTGAAGGAAATAACTTGGCTTAACCATCAACAAAACATTTTCTAAGCTACCTATGCGGTAGTGAAGATCATCTGCTTGTAGTGATGGGTTCTAAATTGGTTTCTAAGCTACCTATGCGGTAGTGAAGAGAATATCGGATGATTTAGACTGTAATTGATATTTCTAAGCTACCTATGCGGTAGTGAAGCAAATTAACTTTACGACGGCTGATTTGTACTTTTTCTAAGCTACCTATGCGGTAGTGAAGGAATCAGGGTTCCGAGCATCCACGATTGGCATTTTCTAAGCTACCTATGCGGTAGTGAAGGCAGTACAAGCACCCAGTATAATTTTTTCTCTTTTCTAAGCTACCTATGCGGTAGTGAAGCCCAAGACATACCCCACGGAAATCATGTCAAGTTTCTAAGCTACCTATGCGGTAGTGAAGTTTTGGAGTGGTACATATAGCGGTGTTGGGTCTTTCTAAGCTACCTATGCGGTAGTGAAGAATCCAAATGGAACAAAAATTGGATACCATGTTTTTCTAAGCTACCTATGCGGTAGTGAAGGATTTGACATACCCCCGATAAATCATATCAAGTTTCTAAGCTACCTATGCGGTAGTGAAGGCCTTTTTCGCTCCGCCACGGCTAGGGTCTTTTTTCTAAGCTACCTATGCGGTAGTGAAGTTGCGTTTCGTGGCAACGGGCGGACTGCTCAATTTCTAAGCTACCTATGCGGTAGTGAAGATATTTCC encodes:
- the ettA gene encoding energy-dependent translational throttle protein EttA, whose protein sequence is MAQYIYTMNKVSKIVPPKREILKDISLSFFPGAKIGVLGLNGAGKSTLLRIMAGVDTEFSGEARPQAGIKVGYLPQEPQLDPNKTVRENVEDGVREALDALDRLNQIYAEYAEPDADFDKLAAEQGKMEDIIQAWDAHNLNTQLEKAADALRLPPWDADVSKLSGGEKRRVALCRLLLSKPDMLLLDEPTNHLDAESVAWLERFLKDYSGTIVAITHDRYFLDNVAEWILELDRGYGYPYQGNYTEWLEQKNKRLEQEQKQEEAFAKALKQELEWVRKNQKGQQAKSKSRLERFEEMNSREFQQRNETAEIYIPPGPRLGNKVIEVNNISKSFGDRLLYENLSFTVPPMAIVGIIGPNGAGKTTLFNMICGKDTPDTGTVEVGESVKVAYVGQVRDELDDNKTVWEEVSDGLDMITVGEYTTPSRAYIGRFNFKGQDQQKRVGQLSGGERNRLQLAKTLKQGANVILLDEPSNDLDVETLRALEDAVQVFPGTVMVVSHDRWFLDRIATHILAFEEEGPVWYDGNYTEYEAYRKKTLGADAGPKRMKYKKIGG
- a CDS encoding transposase, with the translated sequence MRRPRRSFSAEFKLEAVKLVTDKGYSISQACQELDVGETSFRRWLSQVKAEHQGYVLAGSKPISPDQQRIRELEDRIRVLEEDKLILKKATAILISLESKNTKQLRH
- the ompR gene encoding two-component system response regulator OmpR; translated protein: MTEVLDTIAHRILVVDDDARLRALLQRFLEDDGYVVRVAHDGKQMDKLIAREMFSLIVLDLMLPDEDGIAICKRLRAENLSIPIIMLTAKGSDADRIAGLEAGADDYLPKPFNPKELLARIKAVLRRQNRELPGAPSQQMEVVEFGPWTLDLSTRTLKRDGNIVTLTTGEFSVLKALVQHPREPLTRDKLMNLARGREWGAMERSIDVQVSRLRRLIEDNPSQARYIQTVWGVGYVFVPDGAEG
- a CDS encoding helix-hairpin-helix domain-containing protein — translated: MTDLLPQEIDHQAIYAKLAQAHAVRASQVEGFAKLFDEGNSVPFIARYRKDQTGGLDDDLLRQLEKSLIAERELAARRIKILELLAAQNVLNAELSERVNAAGSKLELEEIYQPYRPRRRSNATKAKLAGLEPIARAVLDGADPVDALAGFVAPSTLTDETGETFDADFGDLDKQIAGVQAIILDDWATALDLYDAVRTGFNATASIRSELIDEDKREVGEKFKDYFEHTEPFARLSNHRLLAMLRGRQQNVLVLHVDGEDEPFIAMIIKHFAVDSAKANGEILTDTAKKLWTAKWRAQIEHRLLTERRVQAETDAIAVFAENLKHLLMVAPAGRKVILGVDPGIRHGVKMAVIDSTGDVLATQTAYPFKPQNQVEQARAVIEELITAHGVQLVAIGNGTASRETEELVKSVIAERKLNATALVVSEAGASVYSASEIASSELPDLDVSVRGAVSIARRLQDPLSELVKVEPKAIGVGQYQHDVNQAELEASLDKVTEDCVNAVGVDVNTASPAILAHISGLNKNVAQQIVDYRRANGAFVNREQLKNVPRLGVKTFEQAAGFLRIKDGDEPLDATGVHPESYGLVYEILAKHGKSLGDVLGNETAAKALNDSTDNFSQLATVTAELAKPAHDPRGEFRTAKFRDDVNEIKDLEVGMVLEGVVTNVTAFGCFVDVGVHQDGLVHISELSDDFVENPADVVKPQDIVTVRVISVDEARGRIGFSMKSEKSAKVDKSDKADKSERAAKAKSERRPARQDKADKAKPAAMGSFGALLKQAGLGK
- a CDS encoding IS3 family transposase; this translates as MSREQKYQAIKTLKSHGIKRLCKLFGVSESAYYTQLRQANKPAKHVGIATHIKAIFDESRGSAGKRSIKARLQAKGITVGLYLVRKLMKQQGLFSKQPQKWRYQDKDNGQIFDNILERQFSPKPHITVLCGDTTYLKVNGVWHYLAVVINLSNRQVVGWKLGNRHDANLVIDALNHAMLNIKHTPNMIFHSDQGSIYGSDKFTACVNRHKLVQSMSRRGNCWDNAPMERWFRSFKHEWMPKGGYRDVESAMNDVKDYVMYYNHIRPHQYNQGLAPVPAKSTYQGLLN